CCGATTCTCCTTCGCCCGCACGCCTGGCCAGCTCGCGCATCCAGGACCCTCCAGCCGCATCGTCCCTGGCTTAGCCGACGTCCAAAGCTGCGTTCAACGTCACCAGTTGCCGTTCGCCATCACCAAGGTCGCCGGAGTTCCGCCTGCAGTTGCTAAGACCAGCTACTACCACTGCCAGTTCTCCTTCACTTAACCAACCGCTGGATCCGCCCTTTCCCAGCCTCAACTGCAGCGGACAgagagctaaaaaaaaaaagttatggcagtAGCTTCATGACCCATTTTGGCTggcttcccgaccccggaagctaggcccgccttggagTGAATCGATCCCCTCGACGTCCCCGTCGATTTGAGCCACTCGGATCgctaatcgggtgagtttaactcactaatccccgcttagtaggttaatcacgcttaaggggtgtttagattagacTGAGTAGGTTTAagtgattagattaatttatttaaatgttaagtggattaagggatgtgattagtttagtggataattaattaaggctaagtaaATGTTTGGATTaaagtaatcttgtttaagattaagggatgtgattagtttagtggataattaattaaggctaagtaaATATTTGGATTaaagtaatcttgtttaagccttaattaattaatttagattaaataattatttcgaatttatattattatttattatattatattattataatttaatatatttaatttaattttcggaataaatttaattatttattattttctagaaattttgaccgggatagccggtgactggaattttatgaTGATTATCGTGGTAcggtttgtttatttatttgagcgttaatttgtgttgaattgaattaattgtgaatttatgatttattcctaaattatttgattttggttattaatggaaaaataaccgggcgtcggtttacagcgccaaaaatatgtaataggctattgaaattggtgggatatttgtaaataaaattattatattttggctaagaccaaccgtgtacccacacacggctatttatcgtgaatgataaaaatgatgaattgactatatggttggagtggtatactatatcggcctacgggcaatatgtcagctttgagtgagcaatataccttattatcaactttgggcgagcacatatatatagtatattaaattggtatatgggccctaatctatcaattttgggtgagcatatatagtatactaaattggcATGTGGGCCAcaatctatcagctttgggcgaacATATACATAGTATACTttatctatcagctttgggcgagctatgCTATCTATTTCAGCTTTGAGTGAGCAATTCTAGACTAtggtcggactttatagatagtattgaatgtaccgaccaGGGAAAGTTcttggtgacatgtaatcgattaagtcgaCTGATCGCTGAGTCGATCTGATTGGTGGAATGTGATTGATTACTGTAGTTAtcaatattattaattgaactgatgtgcaggaaggaactgatgACAAGGTAAGCCATTTGACCTGTGTTGTGCTTAGACAGCCCTTATtgcgtattggcttcctaatcaggtcttagtggggtagaacttgctgagacataatctcatcccagtttggggaaaaatcttccaggtccctagatgacgatcgtggaggaccggaagtcctggagttcagaaggtggaggctgaagaatcagCAAATGGGTCTGACTAGTGGATGTTAAGACAATCCCCTTTTTTTATAAGCCGTCAATTTTGTAAACAGCCTAAGTTTGTAATTAATCAGTTTGTCTATAAAAACTTGTCTTGGTTTCAAAAATatgatcctacttttctatctcattgtttgattgtctagggattttatTAAGTTTCCGCATGCGTATATAAATAAATGGGTCAGCGACCTTCCTAGGACATCATAAATAAATCGACCAGATAAGAGATGGGCGCacgcccgaggatcggggcgtgacacaaataaaattagGAAACAAAATTATGGATTCCCTAATTTGATATCCACTTCCAATGCTTTCTAATTTGAATTTctgatttttgtcattttttttcttatcttttccatATTTCATTATTCTACATAATCAATGAAAACTCAAATAATCATAaggaaatctaaatattttcttattgcattatttgttgcctaaaataagtaaaataacattatttttatagagttatcaaatgGCACTCGAATTGCACTTGCCGACTGGTGCACAAAGATGCAATTCAAATGCTAGCAAAATTTTGATAAGAATTAGGCTTAGATCTAATACTTTATCTTTaactttctccctttctttgattttattgtttAAAACCAACAAACTTAATAGTAATAGCACAAGGATCATCACTCAATATAACAACCGATTTTTGTACTCCTAAGTacatttggttcagctttgcaTATGGAGTTTGGGTGTAATGtaaatgttgaaaaccaaaaccTTTTGAAGGAATgcaaattatgtttggtaaaaactcTTAATAGATAAACTTTAGATTTGGCCAAAAGCCTCATGAAAAACTTCCCAAACTGCTCAGCATTTCCTGAATGGGCtttcaagattgaaaatccATTAAGAAAACTGAACTAAGCGCACTTGAAGAATTTGCGTTTCAACCCAAACCGTAGAAGCCCATGAGCACACTATAGTGGCCTGAACTAGAGAATTTCCAAGGGAATTACAGGAGCATGGCGGCCCGTGAGATTGATCGCTCGCTTGCATCCCAGagcgatttcttcttcttcctctctctctctctctctctctctctctctctcatctctatGGAGTTTCAGCTACTCCGCAACAACGAAAAGCCCTAAATCGCTTCCGATTCAATCAATTAGCCAATTGACCCACCTCCTTCAGCATCCTTCAGTGTCGCACTGCTCAATTTCACGAATGGCTCTTCGCTAACGTTGCTGCGTCAAGCCTGAATCCCCCATTTTCtatagagagagatggaggaggCAAAATCGTCGGTGGTGCACCACCAGCAACAACAATAGTAATAACAGTAGCAGCATCAACATTATCAACAATTCCTACTCCTCTATTTCAGCCATGTTGTTACatccaattcattttcctagTCATTTTGGTTTATAATGATTCCACAGTTTTATTTCGTGATTTCAGTTCGACTTCATGTTGAGCTGTTATTGAAGAGAActtataatttcttattaaatcGCCATACAGACTATTAGAAGTTCAGTTCTGATGTAACGTTTCAAATAGTACTAGATGCTTcgtttttggaattttcttctaTGCTTTACGCATGGAATTGGGTCGGGCTGGGGAACCGAGATTACCGCCATCATCACATCAATTCTCGTAAAAGAATAGTCAGAAACCAACGCAAGTAAGAAGTCAAGCTCTAGCGGGCCCGCACCGAAGGGCATCCCGTCTGCCCCCGCTTCTTACGGTCTCTCCTCCATAATGGAAGCTATGGAGGCTCGAGATCCTCCGCCCAATTTCATCAACGTCGTATGGGTGCCTTCTTTCCCACTTACTTCAGTAAACAGGACTCGTTCCCAGAtgcaggcggcggcggcggcttggCCCTCTTCGGGTTCCTAACCGAACCGATGTCTTCACACTTTCCAATCTTTCGTCGTTCAAGTCCGGGCCACTTCTGCTAGCATCAATTGAATATTCTGGAGGGTGTGATGTTGaagttttttttccttgttttattCAGCCAGGTCCACGAACGTGTTCTGACGATCGGAAAGAAAGCTACTTTTTGGACGTCAGCCATTCCATTTTCTTTCCGCTACGTCGTCAACCTCGTCTCCGATCTTATATCTCTGCAAATCCTTAACTTGGTCTTCCTCAAGTACTCAGAGTCAATCTGGCAAAAGATGGAAGTCTGGTTCCTCATCCTCGTCACCCTCTCCGTCGCCGCCCTCCTCAGAGCCACCCTCAACCTCCTCTCCTCCGCCCCCAACAAGAAGAGCCTCCCGCCGGGCCCCCTTACCTTCCCGGTCGTCGGCAACTTCCTATGGCTCCGCAAGTCCCTCTCAGAGCTCGAGCCCGTCCTCCGCTCCCTCCACGCCCGCTACGGCCCGATGGTCACCCTCCACATGGGCTCCCAACCCGCCGTCTTCGTCGCCTCCCCGACCCTCGCCCACGAGGCCCTCGTCCACCGTGGCGCCGTCTTCGCCGACCGCCCGCCGCCCTCCACCACCGTGCGCCTTCTCTCCAATAACCAGCAAAACATCATCACCTCCTCCTACGGCCCCACCTGGCGCCTCTTCCGCCGGAACCTCACAGCGGAGATCCTCCATCCCTCCCGCCTCCGCTCCTACTCCCGCGCCCGCACGCGGGTCCTCAACATGCTCGGGGCGGAGCTCAAGTCACAGCCTGGCGGAGTAGTCCGCGTCATCGACCACTTCCAGTACGCCATGTTCTGCTTGCTGGTCCTCATGTGCTTCGGAGACTGGCTCGAGGAGGAGCAGATTAAGCAGATCAAGGAGGTTTCGCGACGGGGGCTGATGAGTCAACGGCGCTTCAACGTCCTCAATTTCTGGCCGTGGCTGAGCAAGCTCGTCCTCCGGAAGCGATGGGAG
This region of Eucalyptus grandis isolate ANBG69807.140 chromosome 8, ASM1654582v1, whole genome shotgun sequence genomic DNA includes:
- the LOC104456770 gene encoding LOW QUALITY PROTEIN: cytochrome P450 89A2 (The sequence of the model RefSeq protein was modified relative to this genomic sequence to represent the inferred CDS: inserted 2 bases in 1 codon) — translated: MLKFFFLVLFSQVHERVLTIGKKATFWTSAIPFSFRYVVNLVSDLISLQILNLVFLKYSESIWQKMEVWFLILVTLSVAALLRATLNLLSSAPNKKSLPPGPLTFPVVGNFLWLRKSLSELEPVLRSLHARYGPMVTLHMGSQPAVFVASPTLAHEALVHRGAVFADRPPPSTTVRLLSNNQQNIITSSYGPTWRLFRRNLTAEILHPSRLRSYSRARTRVLNMLGAELKSQPGGVVRVIDHFQYAMFCLLVLMCFGDWLEEEQIKQIKEVSRRGLMSQRRFNVLNFWPWLSKLVLRKRWEEVYELRECRKRVLIPLIRARLKAKQEQLSKAKEDGNDGNGDWMVPYVDTLLDLELPEEKRKLEEDQIVNLCWEFLGAGTDTTSTALQWIMANLVKYPEIQERLYDEIKSVVGQGAEQVKEEDLERMAYLKAVVLEXLRRHPPAHFVLPHAVKEDAELGGYTIPKDAIINFMVAEMGWNAEIWEDPMAFKPERFLNSAGGVEARGFDITGSREIKMMPFGVGRRICPASGFAMLHLEYFVANLVWLFKWRTVAGEEVDLSEKQEITTVMKNPLRAQISSRN